Proteins encoded by one window of Simiduia curdlanivorans:
- a CDS encoding DEAD/DEAH box helicase family protein produces MVNFDALLGDGEDADYSNLVQVFESLDRKTSHTELRNAQRESLEALSGAQLGDNVLKVSTGAGKTTVGLLFLYRYMRKNNEPVVYLCPTNQLVEQVLAEAEALGVEAVHYKRGEAQPGYKGSSAQAVIVCTYDKLFNAKSTFNRPDVMLRPGAIVLDDAHSGLEIIRRSFCLRLDGDAFRAMVNVLDGECSSYKRSTWKKIKEEDPSAQMEVPYWIWKNNAAGLFTALSEFSEDDRAKFVWPYLSENLHLCRCVMSGAGLEITPYYPLVDASQAYTSAACRLFMSATLADDSSLIRELSCDEKAAMNPVIPPSDKGLGERMVLAPSLVNAALNREEIMQICGQLSANYNVVVLSPSKLLARDWERVGAKVFTDDEVVGGIEALRDPLDPLSFAVFVQRYDGVDLADDAARILVIDGMPYGEGITDKYDSALIDQVGGARRKIIYRIEQGLGRAVRSHVDYACVLLCGEDLANFVAKKDVVESMNFDTQNQIRLGLELSDLLSRERHLTPTLNLVGTMKQCLDRDSSWKRFYKRRVKDVDSPERLINCDAAKFAAEERSSFKCAQSNAFPKAAQKLSDAIGKYIHDEKEIGLYLQRKASYVNNYDSAKAAEIQQGAFNRNSEVCKPLSVVPRSSNVAIVEGELASEWLKRFENPNGAIIEIVRLGSALKFTNSSAIVEQALKELAVLLGALGSRPENEVGEGPDDLWLWPNASLVIEAKTGNANSLHKSDAEQMLASLQWFGNVYPGRAVATPIFVAKTGKVDNLSYFPDEARVIDLVSISALLEALKDMYQSLIDQGPVFWTSELLARQLDSRNLSTGKFLGAFTKKLFE; encoded by the coding sequence ATGGTTAACTTTGACGCGCTTTTGGGTGATGGAGAGGACGCAGATTATTCCAACCTCGTACAAGTGTTCGAGTCACTGGATAGAAAGACATCCCACACTGAATTGAGAAATGCTCAGAGGGAATCCCTGGAGGCCCTTTCGGGCGCTCAATTGGGTGATAATGTTCTAAAAGTTAGTACCGGTGCAGGGAAGACCACTGTAGGCTTACTCTTTCTTTATCGCTACATGCGAAAGAATAATGAGCCCGTTGTTTACCTTTGTCCCACAAATCAACTAGTTGAGCAGGTTCTCGCTGAGGCGGAAGCGCTTGGGGTTGAGGCGGTTCATTACAAGCGCGGTGAGGCGCAGCCTGGTTACAAGGGAAGTTCTGCTCAGGCTGTTATTGTCTGCACGTATGACAAGCTGTTTAACGCCAAATCAACATTTAATCGACCTGATGTAATGTTGCGCCCAGGTGCGATCGTCTTGGACGATGCGCACTCAGGTTTAGAAATTATTCGTAGGTCGTTCTGTCTAAGATTAGACGGAGATGCTTTTCGAGCGATGGTAAATGTTCTCGATGGTGAGTGCAGCTCATATAAACGTTCAACATGGAAAAAAATCAAAGAAGAAGATCCTAGTGCCCAAATGGAGGTGCCGTATTGGATCTGGAAAAACAATGCGGCTGGACTATTTACTGCTCTTAGCGAGTTCAGCGAGGATGATCGCGCGAAATTTGTTTGGCCCTATCTCTCAGAAAATCTTCATCTGTGTCGTTGCGTGATGTCGGGGGCAGGTCTGGAAATTACGCCGTATTATCCCCTCGTTGATGCAAGTCAGGCATACACTTCGGCTGCGTGCCGACTCTTTATGTCCGCCACACTTGCTGATGATTCTAGTTTGATAAGAGAGCTTTCCTGCGACGAAAAGGCTGCAATGAATCCTGTAATTCCTCCCTCGGATAAGGGCTTGGGGGAAAGGATGGTTTTGGCTCCTTCCCTCGTAAACGCAGCTCTTAATAGGGAAGAGATCATGCAAATATGTGGGCAGTTATCCGCAAACTACAACGTTGTGGTTTTGAGCCCAAGCAAATTGCTTGCAAGAGATTGGGAGAGGGTGGGGGCTAAGGTATTTACGGATGACGAGGTTGTTGGCGGAATAGAGGCACTTAGAGATCCTCTCGATCCACTTAGTTTCGCTGTATTTGTTCAGCGTTACGATGGGGTTGATCTAGCAGATGATGCCGCAAGAATATTGGTGATTGACGGAATGCCTTACGGGGAAGGGATTACTGATAAGTATGACTCCGCCTTGATAGATCAGGTCGGGGGTGCTCGACGAAAGATTATATATCGAATAGAGCAAGGTTTGGGGCGTGCTGTCAGATCTCATGTGGATTATGCCTGTGTTCTCCTTTGTGGAGAGGACTTGGCCAATTTTGTTGCGAAGAAAGATGTTGTCGAGTCAATGAATTTCGACACACAGAACCAAATTCGGCTTGGTTTAGAATTGTCTGATCTACTTTCGAGGGAGCGTCACTTAACTCCTACGTTAAATCTTGTGGGCACAATGAAGCAGTGCCTGGACAGAGATTCATCTTGGAAAAGGTTTTATAAAAGGAGGGTCAAAGATGTGGACTCTCCCGAACGGCTTATTAACTGTGACGCCGCAAAGTTTGCGGCAGAAGAAAGGTCTTCGTTTAAGTGCGCGCAATCAAATGCGTTTCCTAAGGCAGCTCAAAAATTATCGGATGCCATAGGCAAGTATATCCACGATGAGAAGGAAATAGGGTTATATTTGCAGCGAAAAGCATCATATGTGAATAATTACGATTCGGCGAAGGCAGCCGAGATTCAGCAGGGGGCTTTTAATCGAAATTCGGAGGTCTGTAAACCCTTATCGGTTGTTCCAAGGTCATCTAATGTGGCTATCGTAGAGGGAGAACTTGCGTCAGAGTGGCTCAAGAGATTCGAGAATCCAAATGGCGCGATAATAGAAATTGTCCGCTTGGGGTCAGCGTTAAAGTTTACGAATTCGTCGGCCATAGTTGAGCAGGCTCTGAAAGAGTTAGCTGTTCTTTTGGGTGCTCTTGGTTCTCGCCCTGAAAATGAGGTTGGAGAAGGTCCGGATGATCTTTGGCTTTGGCCGAATGCTTCATTAGTTATTGAAGCGAAGACAGGGAACGCAAATAGCTTGCATAAATCGGATGCTGAACAGATGCTAGCTAGTCTTCAGTGGTTTGGAAACGTGTACCCGGGGCGAGCTGTAGCAACTCCTATTTTTGTGGCCAAAACCGGCAAAGTGGATAACTTGTCATATTTCCCTGACGAAGCGCGGGTCATTGATCTAGTAAGCATTAGCGCTCTCCTTGAAGCACTAAAAGATATGTATCAGTCGCTAATTGATCAGGGGCCTGTATTTTGGACAAGTGAGCTGCTCGCTAGGCAACTTGATTCGCGAAACCTGTCGACGGGGAAGTTTTTGGGTGCATTCACGAAAAAGCTATTTGAGTAA
- the gltX gene encoding glutamate--tRNA ligase, whose product MTVRTRIAPSPTGDPHVGTAYIALFNYCFAKSQGGEFLLRIEDTDQVRSTPESEQAILDSLRWLGLEWDEGPDVGGPHGPYRQSERSDIYRKYCDELLAKGHAFKCYRTPEELDVLREARREQGGFAAIKPSELALDPAEVAKREAAGMPYVIRMVVPEGEGPCPVDDLLRGTIELDWGQVDAQVLLKSDGLPTYHLANVVDDHLMGITHVLRGEEWINSAPKHKLLYQYFGWDMPVLCHLPLLRNPDKSKLSKRKNPTSILYYKDMGYLPEGLLNYLGRMGWSMPDEREKFTLQDMIDNFDINRVSLGGPIFDVEKLDWLNGLWIRENLSPEQLAERLHQWMFNSERLAALLPHAQTRMNKLTDFAPLMSFMAAGQLAITPASFAEVKMDEDQLKSVLQFALWRLETLSPWNRDAIFNELKTLAGQMDIKVKDFLAPLFIAIAGTTASFSVMDSMTLLGPDMSRARLRHALNSVFGEIGKKQAKKLEKAYEQLGKTESI is encoded by the coding sequence ATGACTGTTCGCACTCGTATTGCGCCATCGCCCACCGGCGACCCGCACGTTGGTACTGCCTATATCGCCTTGTTTAACTACTGCTTCGCCAAGAGCCAAGGCGGCGAGTTTTTGCTGCGTATCGAAGATACCGACCAAGTGCGCAGCACGCCCGAATCCGAGCAAGCCATTCTCGATAGCTTGCGCTGGCTAGGTTTAGAGTGGGACGAAGGCCCAGATGTAGGCGGCCCGCACGGCCCCTATCGCCAAAGTGAGCGCAGTGATATCTACCGCAAATATTGCGATGAACTGCTGGCCAAAGGCCATGCCTTCAAATGCTACCGCACCCCCGAAGAGCTTGATGTGCTGCGCGAGGCGCGGCGCGAGCAGGGTGGTTTCGCCGCCATTAAGCCGAGCGAGTTGGCCTTAGATCCCGCTGAGGTAGCCAAGCGCGAAGCGGCAGGCATGCCCTATGTGATTCGCATGGTGGTGCCCGAAGGCGAGGGCCCTTGCCCGGTGGACGACCTGTTGCGCGGTACCATCGAGCTAGATTGGGGCCAGGTGGATGCCCAGGTGCTGTTGAAATCCGACGGCTTGCCTACCTACCATCTCGCCAATGTGGTGGATGACCACTTAATGGGTATTACCCACGTCTTGCGCGGCGAAGAGTGGATTAACTCGGCCCCCAAGCACAAGTTGCTGTACCAATATTTCGGCTGGGACATGCCGGTGCTGTGCCATCTGCCGCTGTTGCGCAACCCCGACAAATCCAAACTCAGCAAGCGCAAAAACCCCACCAGCATCCTTTATTACAAGGACATGGGTTACCTGCCCGAAGGCTTGTTGAACTATTTAGGGCGCATGGGCTGGTCTATGCCGGACGAGCGCGAAAAGTTCACCCTGCAAGACATGATCGACAATTTCGACATCAATCGCGTTTCCCTCGGCGGCCCAATCTTTGATGTAGAAAAGCTCGATTGGCTCAACGGCCTATGGATTCGCGAGAATTTAAGCCCCGAGCAGCTAGCGGAGCGCCTGCACCAGTGGATGTTCAATAGTGAGCGCTTGGCGGCACTCTTACCCCATGCGCAAACGCGCATGAACAAGCTCACCGACTTCGCGCCGCTGATGAGCTTCATGGCCGCCGGCCAACTCGCCATTACCCCGGCCAGCTTTGCCGAGGTAAAAATGGACGAAGACCAGCTCAAGAGCGTGCTGCAATTCGCCCTGTGGCGCCTAGAAACCCTGAGCCCCTGGAACCGCGACGCCATCTTCAACGAGCTAAAAACCCTGGCCGGGCAGATGGACATCAAAGTAAAAGACTTTTTAGCGCCACTGTTCATCGCCATCGCCGGCACCACCGCATCTTTCTCTGTGATGGACTCCATGACCCTGCTGGGGCCAGACATGAGCCGAGCGAGATTGCGCCATGCGCTGAACAGCGTCTTTGGTGAAATCGGCAAAAAACAGGCGAAGAAGCTCGAAAAGGCCTACGAACAGCTGGGTAAAACCGAGTCTATTTAA
- a CDS encoding MerC domain-containing protein: MRDALGAVCSGLCLIHCLALPVLAATGTTFIGFAMLSSESTHLWLCALMMVFALWAFPSGWRAHKCLWPGLLAIAAAVLVLLALFASEAEETYWIASSLTLIGGHLMNRYLLRARASL; this comes from the coding sequence ATGAGAGACGCGTTGGGTGCGGTTTGTTCTGGGCTTTGTTTGATCCACTGCTTGGCATTGCCTGTGTTGGCGGCTACGGGCACGACCTTTATTGGCTTTGCCATGTTATCGAGTGAATCAACTCACCTTTGGTTGTGTGCGTTGATGATGGTTTTTGCGCTCTGGGCTTTTCCGTCGGGTTGGCGTGCACACAAGTGTTTATGGCCAGGGCTGCTAGCGATTGCTGCTGCGGTGTTAGTACTGCTCGCACTATTCGCCTCAGAAGCCGAGGAGACCTATTGGATTGCTTCCAGCTTAACGCTGATTGGCGGGCACTTGATGAATCGATATTTGTTGCGCGCGAGGGCGAGTTTATGA
- the zigA gene encoding zinc metallochaperone GTPase ZigA, protein MTSPISRLENVSVANQSARLPVTVLSGFLGAGKTTVLSHILNNRASRRVAVIVNDMSELNIDAAKVKNEISLNRSEEKLVEMSNGCICCTLREDLLIEVRKLAEEGRFDYLLIESTGVSEPLPVAETFTFADESGQSLADVARLDTMVTVVDAANFLTDYNQARELQDSVDHIDESDTRTVADLLVDQVEFADVILLSKTDLVSKAHTKKVLAVVRALNPDARVLPIREGEIDLAEVLGTGKFSFEKAQRAPGWLKEMRGEHVPETEEYGISSFVYRARKPFHPKKFFDFLHSKNIEGKLLRSKGYFWLASRPEFAGQWNQAGGIARYGFAGMFWKAVPKTQWPEDPDHLASIEKSWLEPFGDMRQELVFIGQNLNQQVVIETLNQCLLTDDELLAGKDFWQTLEDPFPAWTEDFVDEEFAAEA, encoded by the coding sequence ATGACATCTCCTATTTCCCGTTTAGAAAATGTAAGCGTTGCGAATCAATCGGCACGCTTACCGGTGACAGTGTTATCGGGCTTTTTAGGGGCCGGTAAAACCACGGTGCTGAGCCATATTCTGAATAACCGCGCCAGCCGCCGGGTCGCTGTTATCGTGAATGATATGAGTGAGCTGAACATTGATGCAGCTAAGGTAAAAAATGAGATTAGCCTCAACCGCAGCGAAGAAAAATTAGTGGAAATGAGCAACGGCTGTATCTGCTGCACCTTGCGTGAAGACTTATTGATTGAAGTGCGCAAGTTGGCGGAGGAGGGTCGTTTTGACTACCTGCTGATTGAATCTACGGGCGTTTCAGAACCCTTGCCCGTGGCTGAAACCTTTACCTTTGCCGATGAGTCTGGCCAAAGTTTAGCGGATGTGGCTAGGCTCGATACCATGGTGACGGTGGTGGATGCCGCTAACTTTTTAACCGACTACAACCAAGCTCGCGAGTTACAAGACAGTGTTGATCACATCGATGAAAGTGATACGCGCACGGTAGCGGATTTACTGGTGGATCAGGTTGAGTTTGCCGATGTTATCCTGCTGAGCAAAACGGATTTGGTCAGTAAAGCGCACACCAAGAAAGTCTTAGCGGTGGTTCGCGCGTTAAATCCAGACGCGAGGGTTTTACCTATACGCGAAGGTGAAATCGACTTGGCGGAGGTGTTGGGTACTGGAAAATTCAGTTTTGAAAAAGCGCAACGTGCGCCCGGCTGGTTAAAGGAAATGCGCGGTGAGCATGTGCCGGAAACTGAAGAGTATGGCATCAGCAGTTTTGTCTACCGCGCCCGCAAACCTTTTCATCCGAAAAAGTTTTTTGACTTCCTGCACAGTAAAAATATTGAAGGCAAGCTGCTGCGCTCGAAAGGCTATTTCTGGCTAGCCTCGCGGCCTGAGTTTGCCGGCCAATGGAATCAGGCGGGCGGCATTGCCCGCTATGGGTTTGCTGGCATGTTTTGGAAGGCAGTGCCTAAAACGCAATGGCCGGAAGACCCAGACCACCTTGCCTCGATCGAAAAAAGCTGGCTTGAACCCTTCGGTGATATGCGCCAAGAGTTGGTTTTTATCGGCCAAAACCTCAATCAACAGGTCGTTATTGAAACGCTCAACCAGTGCTTATTAACCGATGATGAACTCCTAGCGGGCAAAGATTTTTGGCAAACCTTGGAAGATCCTTTCCCTGCGTGGACAGAGGATTTTGTCGATGAAGAATTTGCCGCTGAGGCCTAG
- a CDS encoding TonB-dependent receptor codes for MKYKLLAAAVALASLPAHALDGSVVDDRGSPIAGASIEIEGSKKFIVSDAQGRFSLADDVQEIHITAPGFSHRMVHLDDQTRATLVIALAKTVIEQVDVIGLPIHASAIESAIPVAVLSGEALRNQQAATLGDTLARVPGVNTNFHGNVASTPVVRGLSGPRVLITQNSLDVSDVSRVGPDHSVAAEVSTAQQVEILRGPATLFYGSGAIGGVVNVVDNRVPTDSETRGAVLLSRESVNNQNLASFNVTTGTDQFAFYGDGFWREADDYTVPAAPEQGHEADQHSGDFTVANSAEESSGYTLGSSYLMANGYVGLSYGRLDREYGIPGHSHGGHEEEAAEPERVYADLGQNRYQLLSELDVDLPWLRAIQARAAYTDYTHAEVEEGIVGTTFSNETSELRVDLFHQEWAHWKGGINFHYKRSEVAAEGEEAFTPPSTSETFAMALMEEKHFGDVLVQMGARIEQVTIAADNVLLPHLAVHDHGSPDTGEDSHADEATRVFAVEHDFTPVSFSLGAVWDFSPGYNLGIALSHAQRAPSASELLSFGPHIGTRSYEIGALFAVHEEEGEAHFELSDSDVALETSNNVDLTFRKYEGDIGIILNAFYNQIDNYYYQSATGLYAEGGHDHGDEHNHGDAAEDEHADELPVYLYSYADANFYGFEAQGIWQFSERWKATLFTDYVRAALTDGTDLPRTPPLRFGADLDYTGERLSANLNWTQYAEQSKTAPLETPTNGYDMLDASVTYHLPVGANTLALFLKAENITDTEARVHTSFIKDIAPMPGRNFSVGVRAIF; via the coding sequence ATGAAGTACAAACTTTTGGCGGCGGCAGTCGCGCTCGCCAGCCTACCAGCGCACGCACTCGATGGCAGCGTTGTGGATGATCGGGGCTCGCCTATCGCGGGTGCAAGCATTGAAATTGAGGGCTCGAAGAAATTCATCGTTAGCGATGCGCAAGGCCGTTTTAGTTTGGCCGATGATGTGCAAGAAATTCATATTACTGCGCCAGGTTTTAGTCATCGCATGGTGCATCTAGACGATCAGACACGCGCGACGCTTGTGATCGCTTTGGCAAAGACCGTGATTGAGCAGGTGGATGTGATTGGTTTGCCGATTCACGCCTCGGCCATCGAATCGGCGATTCCGGTTGCGGTACTCAGTGGCGAGGCGTTGCGCAATCAACAGGCTGCAACCTTGGGCGACACTCTGGCGAGGGTGCCCGGCGTAAACACCAACTTTCATGGCAATGTGGCAAGCACTCCCGTGGTTCGCGGCTTAAGTGGCCCGCGTGTATTAATCACTCAAAATAGTTTGGACGTGAGCGACGTATCTCGCGTGGGGCCAGATCACTCGGTGGCAGCGGAAGTCTCAACCGCGCAGCAAGTGGAAATATTGCGTGGCCCAGCCACCCTGTTTTACGGCAGTGGCGCCATTGGCGGCGTTGTTAATGTGGTGGATAACCGAGTGCCGACAGATTCGGAAACCCGCGGCGCAGTGCTGTTGAGCCGGGAGTCGGTCAACAACCAAAACCTCGCCTCCTTTAACGTCACTACGGGCACAGATCAGTTCGCGTTTTACGGCGACGGATTTTGGCGCGAAGCGGACGATTACACAGTGCCTGCTGCACCGGAGCAAGGCCATGAGGCCGACCAACACAGTGGCGATTTTACCGTCGCCAACAGTGCTGAAGAATCCAGCGGTTACACCTTAGGCTCCAGCTATTTGATGGCCAATGGCTATGTGGGGCTGTCGTATGGTCGATTGGATCGCGAATACGGCATCCCTGGCCATAGTCACGGTGGGCACGAAGAGGAAGCTGCAGAGCCAGAGCGCGTTTACGCGGACTTGGGGCAAAACCGCTACCAATTGCTAAGTGAATTGGATGTCGACCTGCCTTGGTTGCGCGCTATTCAGGCGCGTGCTGCCTACACAGACTACACCCATGCCGAAGTGGAAGAGGGGATAGTAGGCACTACCTTCTCTAATGAAACCTCGGAGTTGCGGGTCGACCTATTCCACCAAGAGTGGGCGCATTGGAAGGGGGGGATCAATTTTCATTACAAGCGCAGCGAGGTGGCTGCTGAAGGTGAAGAGGCGTTCACGCCCCCCTCGACCTCGGAAACCTTTGCGATGGCGCTGATGGAAGAAAAGCACTTTGGCGATGTGTTAGTACAAATGGGCGCGCGCATCGAACAGGTGACTATCGCCGCCGACAATGTGCTGTTGCCTCATTTAGCCGTGCATGATCACGGTAGCCCCGATACCGGCGAAGACTCACACGCCGATGAAGCTACTCGTGTTTTTGCGGTAGAGCATGATTTTACACCAGTCAGTTTCTCCCTTGGCGCAGTATGGGATTTTAGCCCAGGTTATAACTTGGGAATCGCTCTGTCGCACGCGCAACGCGCACCCTCCGCTTCGGAACTTTTATCTTTCGGCCCTCATATAGGTACTCGATCTTATGAGATAGGTGCTTTATTTGCCGTGCACGAAGAGGAGGGTGAAGCGCATTTTGAGTTGAGTGATAGTGATGTGGCATTGGAGACCTCCAATAATGTCGATCTCACCTTTCGAAAATATGAGGGCGATATCGGTATTATTTTGAATGCCTTCTATAACCAAATTGATAACTATTACTACCAGAGTGCGACGGGACTGTATGCCGAAGGTGGCCATGATCATGGCGATGAGCATAACCATGGCGATGCTGCAGAAGACGAGCATGCAGATGAACTGCCCGTTTATTTGTACAGCTATGCCGACGCGAATTTCTACGGCTTCGAAGCGCAGGGTATTTGGCAATTCAGCGAGCGCTGGAAGGCGACGCTTTTTACCGACTATGTGCGCGCAGCATTGACCGATGGCACTGATTTGCCGAGAACGCCACCGCTGCGTTTTGGTGCCGACCTGGATTACACCGGTGAGCGCCTGAGTGCAAACCTAAACTGGACGCAATACGCCGAGCAATCTAAAACGGCGCCGCTGGAAACCCCTACCAATGGTTACGACATGCTGGATGCAAGCGTGACTTACCACTTACCTGTTGGCGCAAATACCTTGGCCCTGTTTTTAAAGGCCGAAAACATAACGGATACCG
- a CDS encoding porin: MKKALLATAVASMATALAVNVNAADIRWNGFASITGGISTSEADRADGEELRLYGYDDDFDFRPESKLALQASSNLGNGLSVTAQAIARGADDFNVDMEWAFVSYDFGESSRINVGKLRIPFYQYSDFLDVGYAYPWIRPPESVYDLFFSTMEGANLQFNGAMGSWDSGLQLVMGRTANDLVISGEESNADLRNLVGGAWTINNDWLTLRAAYFQADTTIENTSLNAVEAGLIGAGFADQGNSLAARDDKGSFLGLGFKADNGSWLLAGEVTQIKVEDSFVADQDSAYITIGKTFNDLMFHVTYEMQEDTRTDGITDGIPFPSGNAGLDFLVGSAEAIANSAEEKSNTITVGMRYNFHPSASFKIDYSQRSFDSASTYDVDGDASVVRFSIDSVF, from the coding sequence ATGAAAAAAGCCTTACTTGCGACGGCGGTTGCTAGCATGGCAACGGCCTTGGCAGTTAACGTCAATGCCGCCGATATTCGGTGGAATGGTTTCGCTTCTATTACTGGCGGCATTAGCACCAGCGAAGCAGATCGCGCAGATGGCGAAGAACTTCGCCTCTACGGCTACGACGATGACTTTGATTTCCGTCCAGAGTCAAAGCTGGCGTTGCAGGCATCTAGCAACCTCGGTAATGGGCTGTCTGTAACCGCACAAGCTATTGCTCGCGGCGCCGACGATTTCAATGTTGATATGGAATGGGCCTTCGTGTCCTACGATTTCGGTGAGTCTTCGCGCATCAACGTCGGCAAACTTCGTATTCCGTTCTACCAGTATTCTGACTTCCTAGATGTTGGCTACGCCTACCCTTGGATTCGTCCACCAGAGTCTGTATACGATCTGTTCTTCTCCACAATGGAAGGTGCAAACCTTCAGTTTAATGGCGCGATGGGCAGCTGGGATTCAGGCTTACAGTTAGTAATGGGCCGTACCGCAAATGACTTGGTTATTTCAGGCGAAGAGTCAAATGCTGACCTACGCAACTTGGTTGGTGGCGCTTGGACAATCAACAATGATTGGCTCACCCTACGTGCTGCTTACTTTCAAGCAGACACGACCATTGAAAACACTAGCCTTAACGCCGTTGAGGCTGGTTTGATAGGTGCCGGATTCGCTGACCAAGGCAATAGCCTAGCGGCGCGAGACGACAAAGGCTCATTCTTGGGTCTAGGTTTCAAAGCTGACAACGGCAGCTGGCTGTTAGCGGGTGAAGTTACACAGATCAAGGTTGAAGACTCCTTCGTTGCCGACCAAGATTCTGCTTATATCACGATCGGTAAAACCTTCAATGATCTAATGTTCCATGTCACTTATGAAATGCAAGAAGATACTCGCACTGACGGTATTACCGACGGCATTCCATTCCCAAGCGGCAACGCTGGTTTAGACTTCTTGGTTGGCAGTGCTGAAGCTATCGCTAACTCAGCCGAAGAAAAGAGCAACACCATTACCGTTGGTATGCGCTATAACTTCCATCCGTCAGCATCATTTAAAATCGACTACTCTCAGCGTAGCTTCGATTCCGCTAGCACCTACGATGTTGATGGCGACGCCAGCGTTGTGCGCTTCTCCATTGACTCAGTATTCTAA
- a CDS encoding DUF1826 domain-containing protein codes for MSVALSLAVDFHPGALTEIYRADVNIAIWQRQLDPHITHYAQHLMAVAPHWRTRFIQQPEKIAAQLAQELPLASSRQAFIDDVALVVEMFSCLFELEHVGFRMAVLRTAMCPKFHVDQVPCRLISTYAGAGTQWHKHGLVERTAQGVLNLQPHIHSEHLRVGDVALLKGETWEGNCGRGLVHRSPPASDSAPRLVLTLDFA; via the coding sequence GTGAGTGTAGCCCTGTCTTTAGCCGTGGATTTTCATCCCGGCGCGTTAACGGAAATTTATCGAGCCGACGTCAATATTGCTATTTGGCAGCGCCAACTAGACCCCCACATTACGCACTATGCGCAACATTTAATGGCCGTGGCACCGCACTGGCGCACACGTTTTATTCAGCAACCTGAAAAAATTGCGGCGCAGCTGGCGCAGGAGTTGCCGTTAGCGAGCAGTCGCCAGGCATTTATCGACGATGTTGCACTGGTGGTCGAGATGTTTAGTTGCTTATTTGAATTGGAGCATGTGGGGTTTCGTATGGCGGTTTTACGCACCGCCATGTGCCCCAAGTTTCATGTTGATCAGGTGCCTTGTCGCTTGATCAGCACCTATGCCGGCGCCGGTACGCAATGGCACAAGCATGGCCTGGTGGAGCGCACTGCGCAGGGTGTGTTGAATCTTCAGCCTCATATTCATTCTGAGCATTTGCGCGTGGGCGACGTGGCGCTATTAAAAGGCGAAACCTGGGAGGGCAACTGTGGCCGAGGTTTGGTGCATCGCTCGCCGCCTGCCTCGGATTCCGCTCCGCGCTTGGTGCTTACGCTCGATTTTGCCTAG
- a CDS encoding AHH domain-containing protein gives MPVPANPKRFHEMDRVEQKIHSVSQKTQLTQNDLTAVAALAQIETVLDKYRYSADEMTRKERRDEEHQSKRLSEFLESSGDHKPHPLCHAHAIVSGAHKGAATARAILAFFKLRIDDPYNGCWLPENTAALSKMPRPLKHAVPHSRIHRYNYYFWLASLINMNKIKATDDLKYTLKTIGLQLQAGAQPDYVMLKKGQGIPS, from the coding sequence ATGCCAGTTCCCGCTAACCCCAAGCGATTCCATGAAATGGACAGAGTCGAGCAAAAAATTCACTCCGTCAGCCAGAAAACGCAACTCACACAAAATGACCTAACGGCCGTGGCCGCACTGGCACAGATAGAAACCGTCTTAGATAAATACCGTTACAGTGCCGATGAAATGACCCGTAAAGAGCGTCGGGATGAGGAACATCAATCTAAGCGTCTTAGTGAGTTTCTCGAATCGAGTGGAGATCATAAGCCTCATCCGCTCTGCCACGCCCATGCAATTGTATCTGGGGCGCACAAAGGGGCGGCGACCGCAAGGGCAATTCTAGCCTTTTTCAAACTCAGAATTGACGACCCCTACAACGGCTGCTGGCTGCCCGAAAACACAGCAGCCTTATCCAAAATGCCACGCCCCCTTAAGCACGCAGTGCCCCACAGCAGGATTCACCGCTACAATTACTATTTTTGGCTAGCATCTCTGATCAACATGAACAAGATCAAAGCCACTGACGATTTAAAATACACACTTAAAACCATAGGCCTGCAACTACAGGCTGGCGCACAGCCAGATTACGTTATGTTAAAGAAAGGCCAGGGGATTCCTTCATGA
- a CDS encoding phosphate ABC transporter substrate-binding protein — MKTFFTKKIASRLVFAATVLMSCAAWSGVAVVVHPGNANSMSEDDISRVFLGKKKSFPDGSEAIPVDQADGSANRSAFVSTVLKKNDQQIKAYWAQLLFTGKGTPPKEVGGSADVKKLIAQNPSLIGYIDTADVDASVKVVFQF; from the coding sequence ATGAAAACGTTTTTCACCAAAAAGATTGCCTCTCGCTTAGTGTTTGCTGCCACAGTGCTCATGAGCTGTGCAGCTTGGTCTGGCGTGGCGGTAGTGGTTCACCCTGGTAACGCTAACAGCATGAGTGAAGATGATATTTCTCGCGTATTCTTAGGCAAGAAGAAGTCTTTCCCGGATGGTTCGGAAGCGATACCTGTAGATCAGGCCGACGGCTCTGCCAACCGTAGCGCTTTTGTTTCTACCGTTCTTAAAAAGAACGATCAGCAAATCAAAGCTTACTGGGCGCAGTTACTGTTCACCGGTAAAGGCACACCTCCGAAGGAAGTGGGCGGTAGCGCCGATGTTAAGAAGCTAATCGCACAAAACCCATCACTGATCGGTTATATCGATACTGCCGATGTGGATGCAAGTGTAAAAGTTGTGTTCCAGTTCTAA